From one Luteipulveratus mongoliensis genomic stretch:
- a CDS encoding IucA/IucC family protein: MTSAESALVHRLLDAVLREDVWGWRTEGRLIDGHWLHAPRGDLAVRVRPGCVSDWTVVEPVLADAGVTVSGLDAVLGRLERLVDPVDAEGFASWRQECAAALTADEALPARRSVARTRGERPAYDTDPYAATLPLESAAAHLGHPVYPTGTARLGLSADEVDRYGPESLARFALRWLRVPAGDVQGTLKDVPTWWPSSDPGHLHLPVHPLMAPRLGDLAGSLLPAEEVEVVATLSMRTVSVCADPRYALKLPLPTASLGARNVRSIKPGSLVDGAVGERLVRALVADDPRWSSLILHADEQTYAHLGRADAAVLIRRLPDVPTGTTVTPLAALPASRFDSELVVEGLARELGCTAHEVFARVCGLVVGLATWLYERGVALEAHQQNIALVTSQGQPMRLLLKDNDGLRVLPGRLPVALQGCVDDFDDGRIVVDRAGPLRDLFVTISVHLVAGQLAVALADAGVADRVQLLRTVRDALSGAIDVVDDPDIAQELRRDVLDARRWPVKAMVTAGTLLSKERSGASDINKCYVDGPNYLRTV, from the coding sequence ATGACGTCGGCGGAGAGCGCCCTGGTGCACCGTCTGCTCGACGCCGTGCTGCGCGAGGACGTGTGGGGCTGGCGCACCGAGGGCAGGCTGATCGATGGCCACTGGTTGCACGCGCCGAGAGGCGACCTGGCCGTACGAGTTCGGCCCGGCTGCGTGAGCGACTGGACGGTGGTCGAGCCCGTCCTTGCCGACGCGGGGGTGACGGTCTCCGGACTGGACGCGGTGCTGGGTCGCTTGGAGCGGCTGGTCGACCCGGTCGATGCCGAGGGCTTCGCCAGCTGGCGGCAGGAGTGTGCCGCCGCGCTCACGGCCGACGAAGCGCTCCCGGCACGCCGCTCGGTCGCGCGCACCCGAGGCGAGCGGCCGGCGTACGACACCGATCCGTACGCCGCCACGCTCCCACTCGAGTCGGCCGCAGCTCATCTCGGGCACCCGGTCTATCCGACCGGGACCGCCAGGCTCGGCCTGTCTGCAGACGAGGTCGACCGCTACGGGCCGGAGTCGCTCGCCCGGTTTGCGCTGCGGTGGCTGCGGGTCCCTGCGGGCGACGTGCAGGGGACTCTGAAGGATGTGCCCACGTGGTGGCCGTCGAGCGATCCGGGGCATCTGCACCTGCCTGTTCATCCGCTGATGGCGCCTCGGTTGGGGGATCTCGCGGGATCGCTGCTCCCCGCAGAGGAGGTGGAGGTGGTGGCGACGCTGTCGATGCGGACCGTGTCCGTCTGTGCTGACCCGCGCTACGCGCTCAAGCTGCCGCTGCCCACGGCGTCACTCGGAGCGCGCAACGTGCGGTCGATCAAGCCGGGCAGCCTGGTCGACGGCGCGGTGGGGGAGCGACTCGTCCGCGCGCTGGTCGCCGACGACCCGCGGTGGAGCTCGCTGATCCTGCACGCCGACGAGCAGACGTACGCGCATCTGGGTCGGGCGGACGCGGCGGTCTTGATTCGTCGCCTCCCGGATGTTCCAACTGGTACGACCGTCACGCCCCTCGCTGCCCTTCCTGCCTCCCGGTTCGACAGTGAGCTGGTCGTGGAGGGGCTCGCGCGTGAGCTGGGCTGTACGGCTCACGAGGTCTTCGCGAGGGTCTGCGGCCTGGTCGTGGGACTGGCCACCTGGCTGTACGAGCGCGGCGTCGCCTTGGAGGCCCATCAGCAGAACATCGCGCTGGTGACATCGCAGGGCCAGCCGATGCGACTGCTGCTGAAGGACAACGACGGGCTCAGGGTGCTGCCCGGCCGGCTCCCGGTGGCACTGCAGGGTTGCGTCGACGACTTCGACGACGGGCGCATCGTGGTCGACCGAGCGGGCCCGCTGCGGGATCTGTTCGTCACGATCAGCGTCCATCTGGTCGCTGGTCAGCTGGCCGTCGCGCTGGCCGACGCCGGTGTCGCCGACCGCGTGCAGCTGCTGCGGACGGTGCGAGACGCGCTGAGCGGAGCGATCGACGTGGTGGACGATCCCGACATCGCCCAGGAGCTGCGGCGCGACGTCCTCGACGCACGGCGATGGCCGGTCAAGGCGATGGTGACGGCGGGCACTCTGCTGAGCAAGGAGCGCTCGGGCGCGAGTGACATCAACAAGTGCTACGTCGACGGGCCCAACTACCTGCGTACGGTGTAA
- a CDS encoding class F sortase — translation MIRRTRRHRLVLLATALLVAGTAGAAATALRLEHGRTVPEPATAATSSGRRLAVSTPVAPSGLPAGSRTGTDSPLAQVGTPAASQQRTFAPTYVILGRGGDRAPVRAVDTTAAGQLGLPTGAGQVGWWRGGALAGETYGSVVIAGHIDTTTGGLGFFVRLLRARTGDLVTLTDGHLNQDYRITSVRDIPKTSLATSTDTFSQSVAGRLVMITCTGRFDRRTGHYDHNRIVVATPLHP, via the coding sequence ATGATCCGTCGTACGCGCCGCCACCGTCTTGTGCTGCTTGCGACAGCCCTCCTTGTCGCCGGTACAGCAGGAGCGGCCGCGACGGCTCTACGGCTCGAGCACGGCCGGACGGTTCCGGAGCCGGCGACCGCCGCTACCAGCAGCGGTCGCCGGCTCGCTGTCTCCACGCCGGTCGCACCGTCCGGACTTCCCGCCGGCAGCCGCACCGGTACCGACTCGCCCCTGGCCCAGGTCGGCACCCCGGCGGCCAGCCAGCAGCGGACGTTCGCGCCGACCTACGTCATCCTCGGCCGCGGCGGTGACCGCGCCCCCGTCCGTGCCGTCGACACGACCGCAGCGGGACAGCTCGGCCTTCCGACCGGCGCCGGTCAGGTGGGCTGGTGGCGCGGCGGCGCTCTCGCCGGCGAGACCTACGGCAGCGTGGTGATCGCGGGCCACATCGACACGACCACCGGCGGGCTCGGGTTCTTCGTGCGGCTGCTCCGCGCACGGACCGGTGACCTCGTCACTCTGACCGACGGCCACCTCAACCAGGACTACCGGATCACCTCGGTGCGCGACATCCCCAAGACGAGCCTCGCCACCAGCACCGACACGTTCTCGCAGAGCGTGGCGGGTCGCCTCGTGATGATCACGTGCACCGGCCGATTCGACCGTCGCACAGGGCATTACGACCACAACCGCATCGTCGTCGCGACTCCGTTGCACCCGTAG
- a CDS encoding ATP-grasp domain-containing protein — translation MSAQIAVLATTPTDSNTEGFLPAAVRRGAQVILLTAYPEVHRAAYAGTPLAEHVTVVECRVEDHREALTALAGQRVAAVFSGSDHLQMQTALVADFLGLPGKDWRVAWRVKNKALMREHLAAAGVDKVWSLQLRPDDPIPLSPMPFPVVVKPREGVASEDVELCSDERALATCVSSIRRRRPGAVLVVEEFLPGELRTLETLGDGERRHVLGGFCTELGKLPYFIEERMHFDPAPDPEVVAQVLTALDALGVGFGICHTEFVVHEGRARLIEVNYRAIGDQCDLMLPDLIDVPIFDLALGVHCGEALPEALPTRTDGRARLEYLCARRSGTLVRAPGSVDRVEDGVTLAYRPLRELGVTANVTMTNRDFLGVVRARGLDQARVDAVVAGFVADNEWRIA, via the coding sequence GTGAGCGCGCAGATAGCCGTCCTCGCCACCACGCCGACCGACTCCAACACTGAAGGGTTCCTCCCCGCAGCCGTCCGTCGCGGAGCCCAGGTGATCCTGCTGACCGCCTACCCCGAGGTGCACCGGGCGGCGTACGCCGGCACACCGCTTGCGGAGCACGTCACGGTCGTGGAGTGCCGGGTCGAGGACCATCGTGAAGCGCTCACGGCGCTGGCCGGTCAGCGTGTGGCCGCCGTCTTCTCGGGCAGCGACCACCTACAGATGCAGACGGCGCTCGTCGCCGACTTCCTCGGGCTGCCCGGGAAGGACTGGCGGGTGGCGTGGCGAGTCAAGAACAAGGCGCTCATGCGGGAGCACCTGGCCGCCGCGGGCGTTGACAAGGTGTGGTCGCTGCAGCTGCGCCCCGATGATCCAATTCCCTTGTCGCCCATGCCGTTTCCCGTCGTGGTCAAGCCGCGCGAGGGTGTGGCCAGCGAGGACGTCGAGCTCTGCTCCGACGAGCGAGCGCTGGCGACCTGTGTCAGCAGCATCCGACGGCGGCGGCCTGGTGCGGTGCTCGTCGTCGAGGAGTTCCTGCCGGGTGAGCTGCGCACGCTGGAGACGCTGGGCGATGGGGAGCGCAGGCACGTCCTCGGCGGATTCTGCACCGAGCTCGGCAAGCTGCCGTACTTCATCGAGGAGCGGATGCACTTCGACCCCGCGCCCGACCCGGAGGTGGTCGCGCAGGTCCTCACGGCGCTCGATGCGCTCGGCGTCGGATTCGGGATCTGTCACACGGAGTTCGTGGTGCACGAGGGGCGCGCGCGGCTGATCGAGGTCAACTACCGGGCCATCGGCGACCAGTGTGACCTGATGCTGCCCGACCTGATCGATGTGCCGATCTTCGATCTCGCGCTGGGCGTGCACTGTGGTGAGGCCCTGCCAGAGGCACTCCCGACACGGACCGACGGCCGAGCCCGGCTGGAGTACCTGTGTGCCCGACGGTCCGGCACCTTGGTGCGCGCTCCCGGGTCGGTGGATCGTGTCGAGGACGGCGTCACCCTCGCCTACCGGCCGCTGCGCGAGCTGGGTGTCACGGCCAACGTCACCATGACCAACCGGGACTTCCTGGGTGTCGTACGCGCGCGTGGACTCGACCAGGCGCGTGTCGATGCCGTGGTGGCCGGCTTCGTCGCGGACAACGAGTGGCGGATCGCCTGA
- a CDS encoding penicillin acylase family protein, translated as MKRRRGPALLVALITTFSMLAMLGVGAAPARAEAGGGAFAANDDYCMGQCNDILPPGNNGTATLAQILAYDTLGTKPAHTDDQLGKYSSLVDGYKGLSDSSLSSYFNDSSFGVPADQVESSIKPGGRTDVTIVRDKATGTPHINGTTRAGTEYGAGYAAGQDRLWMMDIFRHIGRGQLTGFAGGAEGNRVLEQQFFLQGAYNEPEMQDQVDRLAKSGPRGAQAVQDIKDYLGGVNKYIADAKSGLYFPGEYDATGNANILTGDGIEDFKPTDLIAIATVVSALFGSGGGNQVQSALVKAAAEQKYGPTKGAQVWQSFREQNDPEAVNTLHDGQSFPYAGSPANPVGVAMPDKGSVTAQPVVFNPTGSAVTPATAATAKTSMQALKARTKAPTSTRQSTTAKANLAKKPDLKKTKGMFKKGVLPANLFSEKHGMSNALVVGGAHSKDGHPVAVFGPQTGYFAPQLLMLQELNGPGLKARGAAFAGLNMYVQLGRGQDYSWSATSAGQTMTDTYAVTLCNADGSPATKDSVAYLDNGTCTPMTRIQRDDAWSPTLADSTAAGSYSLVAYRTKFGIVQYRATIGGKPTAYTTLRSTYMHEPDTLLGFQMFNDPAVMTGTAGFQQAASNIGYTFNWFYVDSKHTAYFNSGLNPTRAPNVDPNLPIQASSTTQWRNWDPTTNTVAGIPDSAHPQSVDQDYYISWNNKIAKDYTAGTFGNGSVYRANLLDKRVKAMVASGKPVTRISLTQAMEDAAVTDLRGEDVLPELLAVVESAPITDSKQQAAVTALKAWAGAGSQRKETSAGSKTYAHGSAIRTMDAWWPLLVKAEFAPGMGEDMYTAMTKALTIDESPSTGGEGVTHKGSSFQYGWWSYVDKDLRAVLGKPVAGGLGAKYCGGGDLAQCRSTLLSTLTQAAATPASTVYPADDTCDAGDQWCADSIVQSPLGGIHDDNTNWQNRPTFQMVEQFPAHRGDNLADVALNKTASATSEESRFLASKLVAGNAVDGDPSTRWASYNWADNESLTVDLGSSQKIGRAVLNWEDAYGKAYSIQVSQDGLNWRTVWSTTTGAGGKDNDSFVPTTGRYVRMQGIKRGTSYGYSVYDFSVYAQ; from the coding sequence GTGAAACGTCGGCGGGGACCAGCCCTGCTTGTCGCCCTGATCACCACCTTCAGCATGCTGGCCATGCTGGGCGTCGGAGCTGCGCCGGCGCGCGCGGAGGCCGGCGGCGGCGCGTTCGCCGCCAACGACGACTACTGCATGGGGCAGTGCAACGACATCTTGCCGCCGGGCAACAACGGCACCGCGACGTTGGCGCAGATCCTGGCGTACGACACGCTCGGGACGAAGCCTGCTCACACCGATGACCAGCTGGGCAAGTACTCCAGCCTTGTTGACGGCTACAAGGGTCTGTCCGACTCCTCGCTGAGCAGCTATTTCAACGACTCCTCGTTCGGCGTCCCGGCCGACCAGGTCGAGAGCAGCATCAAGCCGGGCGGCCGAACCGACGTCACCATCGTGCGCGACAAGGCGACGGGGACTCCCCATATCAACGGCACGACACGCGCCGGGACGGAGTACGGCGCCGGTTACGCGGCCGGGCAGGACCGGCTGTGGATGATGGACATCTTCCGACACATCGGCCGCGGCCAGCTCACCGGTTTTGCGGGCGGCGCCGAAGGCAACAGAGTCTTGGAGCAGCAGTTCTTCCTGCAGGGTGCCTACAACGAACCCGAGATGCAGGATCAGGTCGACCGGCTCGCCAAGAGCGGACCTCGCGGCGCACAGGCAGTCCAGGACATCAAGGACTACCTCGGCGGAGTCAACAAGTACATCGCCGACGCCAAGTCCGGCCTGTACTTCCCGGGTGAGTACGACGCCACCGGCAACGCGAACATTCTGACCGGCGACGGCATTGAGGACTTCAAACCCACCGACCTGATTGCGATCGCGACTGTGGTCAGCGCGCTGTTCGGTTCGGGTGGCGGCAACCAGGTGCAGTCCGCACTGGTGAAGGCAGCCGCCGAGCAGAAGTACGGGCCGACGAAGGGCGCGCAGGTCTGGCAGTCCTTCCGTGAGCAGAACGACCCGGAGGCGGTCAACACGCTGCACGACGGCCAGTCCTTCCCGTACGCCGGCAGCCCGGCCAACCCGGTCGGCGTCGCCATGCCGGACAAGGGCTCGGTGACCGCTCAGCCCGTCGTCTTCAACCCGACCGGATCCGCAGTGACGCCCGCGACGGCAGCCACGGCCAAGACGTCCATGCAGGCCTTGAAGGCTCGTACCAAGGCTCCGACGTCGACCCGCCAGTCCACGACTGCGAAGGCCAACCTGGCGAAGAAGCCCGACCTGAAGAAGACCAAGGGCATGTTCAAGAAGGGCGTGCTGCCGGCGAACCTGTTCTCCGAGAAGCACGGCATGTCGAACGCGCTGGTCGTGGGCGGTGCCCACTCCAAGGACGGTCACCCAGTGGCGGTGTTCGGACCGCAAACCGGCTACTTCGCACCGCAGCTGCTGATGCTGCAGGAGCTGAACGGCCCGGGGCTGAAGGCGCGCGGTGCGGCCTTCGCCGGTCTCAACATGTACGTGCAGCTCGGCCGTGGGCAGGACTACTCCTGGAGCGCGACGTCCGCGGGCCAGACGATGACCGACACCTACGCCGTCACGCTGTGCAACGCCGACGGCAGCCCGGCTACGAAGGACTCGGTGGCCTATCTCGACAACGGCACCTGCACACCGATGACGCGGATCCAGCGCGATGACGCGTGGTCACCGACCCTGGCTGACTCCACGGCCGCGGGCTCCTACTCGCTCGTGGCGTACCGAACGAAGTTCGGCATCGTGCAGTACCGAGCGACGATCGGAGGCAAGCCGACGGCGTACACGACCTTACGGTCGACGTACATGCACGAGCCGGACACGCTCCTCGGGTTCCAGATGTTCAACGACCCGGCCGTGATGACGGGGACAGCGGGGTTCCAGCAAGCGGCGTCCAACATCGGCTACACGTTCAACTGGTTCTACGTGGACAGCAAGCACACGGCGTACTTCAACTCGGGCCTCAACCCGACCCGCGCGCCGAACGTCGACCCGAACCTGCCGATCCAGGCGAGCAGCACGACGCAATGGCGCAACTGGGACCCGACGACCAACACGGTGGCCGGCATCCCCGACAGCGCCCACCCGCAGTCGGTGGACCAGGACTACTACATCTCCTGGAACAACAAGATCGCCAAGGACTACACGGCCGGTACGTTCGGCAACGGCTCGGTCTATCGCGCCAATCTCCTGGACAAGCGGGTCAAGGCGATGGTCGCCAGCGGCAAGCCGGTGACGCGTATCTCACTGACCCAGGCCATGGAAGACGCTGCCGTCACCGACCTGCGCGGTGAGGACGTCCTGCCGGAGCTGCTCGCTGTCGTGGAGTCGGCGCCGATCACCGACTCCAAGCAGCAGGCCGCAGTCACGGCGCTGAAGGCCTGGGCCGGAGCCGGTTCGCAGCGCAAGGAGACCAGCGCGGGCAGCAAGACGTACGCCCACGGCTCGGCGATCCGCACCATGGACGCCTGGTGGCCGCTGCTGGTCAAGGCTGAGTTCGCTCCCGGGATGGGCGAAGACATGTACACCGCCATGACCAAGGCCCTCACCATCGATGAGTCGCCATCCACCGGCGGTGAAGGCGTCACGCACAAGGGCTCCTCGTTCCAGTACGGCTGGTGGTCCTACGTCGACAAGGACCTGCGTGCCGTCCTCGGCAAGCCGGTCGCAGGTGGTCTCGGCGCGAAGTACTGCGGTGGCGGCGACCTGGCGCAATGCCGCAGCACGCTGCTCAGCACCCTGACCCAGGCTGCTGCGACGCCGGCCTCCACGGTCTACCCCGCGGATGACACGTGTGATGCAGGCGACCAGTGGTGCGCCGACTCGATCGTGCAGAGCCCCCTCGGTGGCATCCACGACGACAACACCAACTGGCAGAACCGCCCGACTTTCCAGATGGTCGAGCAGTTCCCGGCGCACCGCGGCGACAACCTCGCCGACGTGGCGCTGAACAAGACGGCGAGCGCCACGAGTGAGGAGTCGCGCTTCCTCGCCTCCAAGCTTGTTGCGGGCAACGCGGTCGACGGTGACCCGAGCACGCGGTGGGCCAGCTACAACTGGGCCGACAACGAGTCGCTGACCGTGGACCTCGGCAGCTCACAGAAGATCGGGCGCGCCGTCCTCAACTGGGAGGATGCGTACGGCAAGGCGTACAGCATCCAGGTCTCCCAGGACGGTCTGAACTGGCGCACGGTGTGGTCCACGACCACGGGTGCCGGCGGCAAGGACAACGACTCGTTCGTACCCACCACCGGCCGTTACGTGCGGATGCAGGGCATCAAGCGAGGGACGTCGTACGGCTACTCGGTCTACGACTTCTCGGTGTACGCCCAGTAG
- a CDS encoding IucA/IucC family protein, translated as MTALTDVVIDDVAAQTLLRTFVREVAAPDHQVDLTSEHLLVCLPRTGQRLRVRLARRSHTDNHRFIGPVERVDARRWSAVDAAGLGELVAAELTVVTGVRNSEFAEQLRESVLGSTRAHRAVIDRVRRPAVTVRQAYLASEQALWAGHRWHPTPKSRDEDEESWARFAPEAAPRIGLRWLAIPAEAAIGADARGGAQVSRSALAGGPDPGHGRVAHPVHPWQWQRIRHSPHVRDLLRSRAIRDLGQGPADHDPTSSVRTLLGPQHFVKFSLGVRITNCVRRHAPYELTGAMHLDELIGDTLADLGPSGVHFLRETGWRSAQFDDDPGVIADLGLIVREGLDDVLEPGVTPLVAATLAAEHTGPAGQLAAVTDAQRGHEWWERYLRLLVPYVIEAYTAHGIVTEPHLQNVVVGVAADGMPVQVFLRDLEGVKLLPRWRDRLQSVDPVTASRLVYDDRAGWQRVAYCLMVNNLSEFVGALADLGCDEGALWAQVREELGRCASGSGSHEIRALLDGASVPAKSNLLVRWRRRADRAADYVPVVMPLAAHHASRAMVSA; from the coding sequence ATGACCGCTCTGACCGACGTGGTGATCGACGATGTGGCGGCGCAGACTCTGCTGCGGACCTTCGTGCGCGAGGTGGCCGCGCCGGACCATCAGGTCGACCTCACGTCCGAGCACCTGCTGGTCTGTCTACCTCGCACCGGCCAACGCCTGCGCGTTCGGCTGGCCCGTCGCAGCCACACGGACAACCACCGTTTCATCGGCCCCGTCGAACGTGTCGACGCGCGGCGCTGGTCGGCCGTCGACGCAGCGGGTCTTGGCGAGCTGGTCGCCGCGGAGCTGACGGTCGTGACGGGCGTCCGAAATTCGGAGTTCGCGGAGCAGCTGCGAGAGTCTGTCCTCGGCAGCACGCGTGCGCACCGAGCGGTCATCGACCGTGTGCGCCGGCCGGCGGTGACCGTACGCCAGGCGTACCTGGCGTCCGAGCAGGCACTCTGGGCCGGGCACCGTTGGCACCCGACGCCGAAGTCACGGGATGAGGACGAGGAGAGCTGGGCCAGGTTCGCGCCCGAGGCGGCACCGCGCATCGGCCTGCGTTGGCTGGCGATTCCCGCTGAGGCAGCCATCGGCGCGGACGCGCGTGGTGGCGCGCAGGTCAGTCGTTCGGCACTCGCCGGTGGTCCCGATCCGGGCCACGGACGCGTGGCGCATCCGGTGCATCCCTGGCAGTGGCAACGGATCCGGCACTCGCCTCACGTGCGAGACCTGTTGCGCTCCCGTGCTATTCGCGATCTCGGTCAGGGGCCGGCCGATCACGATCCGACCAGCTCCGTACGCACTCTGCTGGGTCCCCAGCACTTCGTGAAGTTCAGTCTCGGAGTGCGCATCACCAACTGTGTCCGACGGCATGCGCCGTACGAGCTCACCGGCGCCATGCACCTCGATGAGCTGATCGGCGACACGTTGGCCGATCTTGGACCGTCGGGGGTCCACTTCCTGCGCGAAACCGGTTGGCGCAGTGCGCAGTTCGATGACGACCCTGGGGTGATCGCCGACCTGGGGCTGATCGTACGAGAGGGTCTGGACGACGTGCTGGAGCCCGGCGTGACGCCGCTCGTGGCGGCCACTCTCGCGGCCGAGCACACCGGACCGGCCGGACAGCTGGCCGCCGTCACGGATGCGCAGCGCGGTCACGAGTGGTGGGAGCGCTACCTTCGCCTGCTCGTGCCCTATGTGATCGAGGCCTACACCGCTCACGGCATCGTCACCGAGCCGCACCTGCAGAACGTCGTCGTCGGTGTGGCCGCTGACGGCATGCCCGTCCAGGTCTTCCTGCGAGACCTCGAAGGCGTCAAGCTCCTGCCGCGCTGGCGTGATCGGCTGCAGTCGGTCGACCCGGTGACGGCGTCCAGGCTCGTGTACGACGACCGCGCGGGTTGGCAGCGCGTCGCGTACTGCCTGATGGTGAACAACCTGTCCGAGTTCGTCGGCGCGCTCGCGGATCTCGGCTGCGACGAGGGCGCGCTGTGGGCGCAGGTGCGCGAAGAGCTCGGCCGGTGCGCCTCCGGGTCAGGAAGCCATGAGATCCGTGCGCTGCTCGATGGCGCATCCGTGCCGGCGAAGTCCAACCTGCTGGTCCGTTGGCGTCGGCGAGCGGACCGTGCAGCGGACTATGTGCCGGTCGTCATGCCCTTGGCGGCGCACCACGCGTCTCGCGCCATGGTGTCGGCGTGA
- a CDS encoding DUF4397 domain-containing protein, which yields MLGPFSRRFLLAASTAAVAITLAPTADASAKDANANVYVVQGVAGSTVSISVDGKQVDPGAAAKAIVGPLALPAGTHSVAIDGPGTAQDVTSTIKVTAGSSVDVVVHRQVDPAAKPVITTYANDLSPVANASGRLVVAHTAAVGPADIRVKGKVLFSNIASGESLTLTVPAATYPVEIVPTATTGPVVLGPVDLPVAKSALTRVFAIGVAATGTMDAVVQVLPLPARGNGTTPNRVDAGSGGQAAALINSSHDGDRGAAIPWGIGVLVVGAAAVTLRRRRATRT from the coding sequence ATGCTCGGCCCGTTCTCACGCCGTTTCTTGCTCGCCGCGTCCACGGCCGCGGTCGCCATCACACTCGCTCCCACCGCCGACGCATCGGCCAAGGACGCCAACGCCAACGTCTATGTGGTGCAGGGGGTTGCCGGTTCAACGGTGTCGATCAGCGTGGACGGCAAGCAGGTCGATCCCGGGGCGGCCGCCAAGGCGATCGTCGGCCCCCTCGCCCTGCCCGCCGGCACACACAGCGTGGCGATCGATGGGCCTGGTACGGCTCAGGACGTCACGTCCACCATCAAGGTCACAGCCGGGTCGAGTGTTGATGTCGTCGTGCATCGCCAGGTCGATCCCGCAGCGAAGCCGGTCATCACGACGTACGCCAACGACCTCTCGCCCGTGGCCAACGCGAGCGGACGTCTCGTCGTGGCCCACACGGCCGCCGTCGGCCCCGCCGATATCCGGGTCAAGGGCAAGGTGCTGTTCTCCAACATCGCGAGCGGCGAGTCCCTGACCCTCACGGTGCCGGCCGCGACGTACCCGGTCGAGATCGTTCCGACCGCGACGACGGGACCCGTGGTCCTCGGTCCGGTCGACCTGCCGGTCGCCAAGTCGGCGCTCACCCGAGTGTTCGCGATCGGGGTCGCTGCCACAGGCACGATGGACGCCGTCGTACAGGTCCTGCCGCTGCCCGCCCGCGGCAACGGGACGACGCCCAACCGGGTCGACGCCGGGTCTGGCGGGCAGGCAGCCGCCCTCATCAACTCATCACACGACGGAGATCGAGGCGCCGCAATCCCCTGGGGCATAGGCGTTCTCGTCGTCGGAGCAGCCGCCGTCACACTGCGTCGTCGCCGCGCGACACGCACCTGA
- a CDS encoding CopD family protein, with amino-acid sequence MTSLTVGLGDEGLRTAIVGMARVLSYLGFVILVGITFFITWLWPEGRVLWVFYRLLQIGAVLTFVSSAVIPVLVATSGWASYGGREGACALTRMALVAIGYAFIVDVLNSSRHHRLLISAWQFLIVETYVLGSDAWGGVWAPVKVIATTYHLYATAAWLGGLLALAAVLIPSTSLEVLHGVLPRFSIVAIVSVITLTVTGVLHALVVAGGVSELVDSSYGTVLMIKIVVFAVMLLLGNIGRSYAARIGKRKVTDIDDATPPESVQAFAVAIGAEFALAVGVLTATAALVHVVPK; translated from the coding sequence GTGACCAGCCTGACAGTGGGCCTCGGCGACGAAGGGCTGCGCACCGCGATCGTGGGTATGGCCCGCGTGCTGAGCTACCTCGGGTTCGTCATCCTCGTCGGCATCACGTTCTTCATCACCTGGCTGTGGCCCGAGGGGCGTGTGCTCTGGGTGTTCTACCGGTTGCTCCAGATCGGTGCGGTGCTGACCTTCGTCTCGTCGGCCGTGATCCCGGTCCTCGTCGCCACCTCGGGGTGGGCGAGCTACGGGGGGCGCGAGGGAGCGTGTGCGCTCACGCGGATGGCCCTGGTCGCTATCGGTTACGCCTTCATCGTCGACGTCCTCAACTCCAGTCGGCATCACCGACTGCTCATCAGCGCGTGGCAGTTCCTCATCGTGGAGACCTATGTTCTCGGTTCCGATGCCTGGGGCGGTGTGTGGGCGCCCGTCAAGGTCATCGCGACCACCTACCACCTCTACGCGACGGCTGCGTGGCTCGGCGGACTGCTGGCTCTGGCAGCCGTGCTCATCCCGAGCACGTCGCTCGAGGTGCTGCATGGCGTCCTGCCGAGGTTCTCGATCGTCGCCATCGTCAGCGTCATCACGCTGACCGTCACCGGAGTCCTGCACGCCCTGGTCGTGGCCGGCGGCGTCAGCGAGTTGGTGGACAGCTCGTACGGCACCGTGCTGATGATCAAGATCGTCGTCTTCGCCGTGATGCTGCTGCTCGGCAACATCGGCCGCAGCTACGCCGCGCGCATCGGAAAGCGCAAGGTGACGGACATCGATGACGCAACGCCTCCCGAGAGCGTGCAGGCCTTCGCCGTCGCCATCGGTGCCGAGTTCGCGCTCGCTGTCGGCGTCCTGACCGCGACTGCAGCGCTGGTCCACGTCGTTCCTAAGTGA